One stretch of Toxoplasma gondii ME49 chromosome XI, whole genome shotgun sequence DNA includes these proteins:
- a CDS encoding hypothetical protein (encoded by transcript TGME49_313273) gives MHRQNHAHRSATLVRSDTNEADQPCRPPRVRCGEKRIKRRQSHSGEFAKQTGRVRVANAMETNRGV, from the coding sequence ATGCACAGGCAGAACCACGCGCACAGAAGTGCCACCCTTGTGCGCAGCGATACGAACGAAGCAGACCAACCGTGCAGGCCGCCAAGGGTGCGGTGCGGTGAAAAGCGGATCAAGAGAAGACAGTCGCACAGTGGAGAGTTCGCGAAACAAACAGGACGCGTGAGAGTCGCCAATGCGATGGAGACCAACAGAGGGGTTTGA
- a CDS encoding hypothetical protein (encoded by transcript TGME49_313277~Predicted trans-membrane domain (TMHMM2.0):88-111), translated as MVGEGVSTYGQQMQKWEKQRVNRYVPLAEKRKVALQTEDPPRDREDVVTGQQFPHLHLATGVSIHNSTSFYLYTFVNALDAFTRCRTTLFLLHAFSTGFSVSCSLAIVFGVCLEAALKILFGKHDTGPQKTQTRGARNTRWSRNRKSSGEGQKASSPHSSRLASRPELTIVVSGSRPISVFSHFFFSSVPCRPPPTRRDMQTALRLKGRLRRHACNSAYSYASDIHICLHCFPFFHLIELYSHCSSLHIRPCSASRPLSLR; from the exons ATGGTGGGGGAAGGAGTATCAACCTACGGGCAACAGATGCAGAAATGGGAAAAGCAAAGGGTCAATCGCTACGTTCCGCTTGCTGAAAAGAGGAAGGTTGCTTTGCAGACAGAGGATCCCCCTCGTGACCGCGAAGACGTCGTCACAGGA CAGCAGTTTCCTCATCTTCATCTCGCTACGGGCGTATCCATACATAACTCGACCTCCTTCTACCTCTACACATTTGTGAACGCGCTTG ATGCGTTTACTCGATGTCGCACgactctctttctgttgcatgcgttctctACTGGGTTCAGCGTCTCTTGCTCGCTTGCGATCGTTTTCGGGGTGTGCCTAGAAGCGGCTTTGAAGATTTTGTTTGGAAAGCATGACACTGGACCACAAAAGACACAAACTCGAGGAGCACGGAACACACGGTGGTctcgaaacagaaaaagctcCGGTGAGGGACAGAAAGCGTCCTCCCCGCACTCTTCACGACTCGCCAGTCGGCCAGAGCTAACGATCGTCGTCAGCGGTTCAAGGCCcatctctgttttttcacatttcttcttttcttcagtccCTTGCAGACCTCCACCCACCCGTAGAGACATGCAGACGGCTCTGCGTTTGAAGGGGCGGCTGCGGAGACACGCATGCAACAGTGCTTATTCATACGCATCTGACATACAcatctgtctccactgttttcccttttttcaTCTAATCGAGTTATATTCTCACTGCAGCTCTCTGCACATTCGCCCCTGTTCGGCATCGCGGCCTCTCTCGCTACGGTAG
- a CDS encoding WD domain, G-beta repeat-containing protein (encoded by transcript TGME49_313280) → MPTTWRLRRVARFRAHVGCAWGAAWRPDGGLLATCGSDRRICLWAPDQLSAAPDAGGSLAGGRAELADAAPRGTASSAPTNNPEGNAARQPENHVKGGPDRDQAPRERREEHPTDGGNPTKGDGPHKENRGETQGTRERGNRMSRSGGAEKTPGENGRLRKSEYPSWTLISVIDASATHTRTVRSVSFSPDGFWLAAASFDATVSVWCSHVAGVSRTPSRFTQVQVLEGPEHEVKCVAWSRTGRYLATCSRDKTVWIFESSAEDREEVEAFAASLRQGQRTRGSRRLQRSLGDAADGSSWPAETLEEDGRWDAAQNERDLFLEERRRDWPPPYELDVNMGDDGCFFVAAVLSGHAQDVKAVRWHPREDLCISASYDDTFRVWGLQGGAGAEWGLLQVVKAHSSTVLSLAFDRLGSRLATCSDDRHLKIWTCLNPQLAHATGGSSAATSPRSLLASASAPRSRMLSEELTDQAAWGPLLPLGETHAEKREEGEELESGSKASWTSSFPTSTTATSGSVLSSRILPPWYVTSIFRGATLGDVVVSPSPAGPADTETGPEETHGDNGDIGDTHAETADRGRAQGSGEVRGDAAERRSNDRCRREREGKRDERQSESREAESFGASEKEERTPQAARREEAEKSGFVDSRGGEGEEGTDLSESESDKERNDKEEIRQQQPDKWRPEAALLSDIHTRPVYFVDWHATLDIIVTACGDNALRFFSAEEDEEGARSWGLLLSKPDAHYSDINCAVWNPVTPACSRRSEVLLGNANAHKTAALLASVDDDGKMAIWSLERR, encoded by the exons ATGCCTACCACTTGGCGTCTCCGCCGCGTTGCTCGCTTTCGGGCGCACGTAGGCTGCGCCTGGGGCGCGGCCTGGCGCCCGGACGGGGGTCTCCTCGCCACTTGCGGCTCCGACAGGCGCATTTGTCTTTGGGCTCCAGACCAGCTCTCTGCGGCGCCCGATGCCGGCGGAAGCCTGGCGGGGGGCAGAGCAGAGTTGGCCGACGCCGCTCCTCGCGGAACCGCCTCTTCAGCTCCGACAAACAACCCAGAAGGCAACGCAGCCAGGCAGCCAGAAAATCATGTAAAAGGAGGCCCAGACAGAGACCAGGCACCCcgagaacggcgagaggaACACCCTACAGACGGTGGAAATCCGACGAAAGGGGATGGCCCACACAAGGAGAATCGAGGGGAAACACaaggaacgcgagagcgaggaaaccGCATGTCGCGCTCCGGTGGCGCAGAGAAGACTCCTGGAGAGAACGGGAGACTGCGCAAATCCGAGTATCCTTCGTGGACGCTGATT AGCGTGATTGACGCGTCGGCGACCCACACACGCACAGTCagaagtgtctccttttccccagaCGGCTTCTGGCTCGCGGCAGCCTCTTTCGATGCAACTGTCTCCGTTTGGTGCTCCCATGTAGCCGGCGTCTCTCGAACGCCTTCTCGCTTTACGCAAGTTCAAGTCCTCGAAGGCCCTGAACACGAG GTCAAATGCGTCGCGTGGAGCCGAACGGGGCGGTACCTTGCCACTTGCAGTCGAGATAAAACGGTCTGGATTTTCGAGAGCAGCGcggaagaccgagaagaggTCGAGGCGTTTGCGGCTTCGCTGCGTCAAGgccagagaacgcgaggctCTCGGCGACTCCAGCGGTCTCTCGGAGACGCTGCAGACGGAAGCAGTTGGCCCGCGGAAACACTTGAAGAAGATGGCCGTTGGGATGCGGCGCAGAACGAGCGCGATTTGTTtctcgaagaaagacgcagagactgGCCGCCGCCCTACGAGCTCGACGTCAACATGGGAGACGACggttgcttcttcgtcgctgccgTTCTCAGTGGACATGCCCAGG ACGTGAAAGCCGTGAGGTGGCATCCGCGAGAAGATCTTTGCATTTCTGCTTCCTACGACGATACCTTTCGCGTCTGGGGTCTCCAAGGTGGAGCTGGCGCTGAGTG GGGCCTCCTGCAAGTCGTGAAGGCTCACAGCTCAACGGTGTTGTCGCTCGCGTTCGACCGCCTCGGCAGTCGCCTCGCCACCTGCTCCGACGACCGCCATCTGAAAATCTGGACTT GCCTCAACCCGCAGCTCGCGCATGCAACCGGAGGTAGCTCTGCTGCTacgtctcctcgctcgttgctcgcgtctgcttcggCGCCCCGTTCTCGGATGCTTTCTGAAGAGCTCACGGACCAGGCCGCTTGGGGACCTCTGCTGCCGCTtggtgaaacgcatgcggagaaacgcgaagagggagaagaactcgagagCGGGTCCAAAGCTTCTTGGACGTCGAGTTTTCCGACGAGCACCACGGCGACTTCGGGAAGTGTGCTCTCCTCAAGGATTTTGCCTCCATGGTATGTCACGAGTATCTTTCGCGGGGCGACCCTCGGCGATGTGGTTGTCTCGCCTAGTCCAGCGGGTCCAGCAGACACGGAAACAGGGCCGGAAGAGACACAtggagacaacggagacatCGGAGACACCCACGCAGAGACCGCGGACAGGGGCCGAGCCCAAGGCTCCGGAGAGGTccgcggagacgcagcagaaagacgaagcaaCGATCGATGTCGAcgcgagagggaaggaaaacgagatgAGAGGCAATCTGAAAGCCGTGAAGCTGAGTCCTTTGGGGCTtccgagaaagaggaaagaaccCCACAAGCAgcgcgcagagaagaagcggagaagagtgGTTTCGTTGACAGCAGAGgaggggagggagaagaggggacTGATTTGAGTGAATCGGAATCTGACAAGGAGCGaaacgacaaagaagaaataCGACAACAACAACCAGATAAATGGAGACCTGAAGCTGCGCTCTTGTCGGACATCCACACGAGACCCGTCTACTTTGTTGACTGGCATGCGACACTCGATATCATCGTTACG GCATGTGGAGACAATGCTCTGCGATTCTTCtccgccgaagaagacgaggaaggcgcccGTTCCTGGGGGTTGCTTCTTTCCAAG cCTGACGCGCACTACAGCGATATCAATTGCGCTGTTTGGAATCCTGTgactcctgcatgcagtcgtcgATCCGAAG TGCTCCTCGGGAACGCGAACGCGCACAAGACCGCAGCTCTGCTGGCGTCGGTCGATGACGACGGGAAGATGGCCATATGGAGTCTAGAGAGACGCTGA